The Sorangiineae bacterium MSr11954 DNA segment CGGGCTTGGCCCCGAGCACTTTCGTCAAGGCACCTTGGGTGCCGTAGACGTCGAGCGCAGCCCAGAGGAGCCGCGATCCTTCCGAGAAGCGCGCCCCCAATGACCGACGAGAAAGAACGAGCGGCATGGCCTGATAGTGATGCCAATCTACATCAGTGTCAAGTTACATCTGTTGCGACGAGTGATGTAAGTTTGCATGATGCGAGAGTGAGCATCGGAGGGCGTGTCAAGGAAGCATTGGAGCGGGCCGGAATAGGCTACAACCAGCTCGACCGTGCGATCGGGCAGAGCAGCGGATATACAACCCGCCTCGTGAGTGGTGAAAAGAAGCGCCCGGACCCCACGATTCTTGCTCGAATCGCAAACGAGCTTGGTGTCTCAATCACCTGGTTGATAGACGGGTCGGGCTCACCGGATTCCGCTCAGGATGCTATCCCGGTTCGCCACTACCCCAACCTGGAAAAGCTGCTTGTCGAACGTCCGAGTTTCTACACGAAGGCGGCCATCGCGTTCGCACGATCGCTGCCGTTCCACATCGAAGAAGATCCACTGCCCGAGGTCTGGCACGAGATCTTGCTCGGGGCGATGTTGG contains these protein-coding regions:
- a CDS encoding helix-turn-helix domain-containing protein, which translates into the protein MSIGGRVKEALERAGIGYNQLDRAIGQSSGYTTRLVSGEKKRPDPTILARIANELGVSITWLIDGSGSPDSAQDAIPVRHYPNLEKLLVERPSFYTKAAIAFARSLPFHIEEDPLPEVWHEILLGAMLEERNAMRSYGQRTRGGVEVHGAITDLPDAVAVKKPKRASR